A section of the Oreochromis niloticus isolate F11D_XX linkage group LG9, O_niloticus_UMD_NMBU, whole genome shotgun sequence genome encodes:
- the mllt10 gene encoding protein AF-10 isoform X3, whose amino-acid sequence MVSGERCLAADDEFLTSNMKEMIGGCCVCSDERGWAENPLVYCDGHGCNVAVHQACYGIVQVPTGPWFCRKCESQERAARVRCELCPHKDGALKRTDNGGWAHVVCALYIPEVEFANVSTMEPIVLQSVPHERYNKTCYICEDQGRESKAATGACMTCNKHGCRQAFHVTCAQFAGLLCEEQGSDADNVKYCGYCKYHHSKLKHKERDRHKPKHKKTSMDMSPSLVLPNIMVPEKTYNTGNSGGGVSSLQASSQKRLDDSAARFTNANFQEVSSAHSGSSSKDALAADSVKAATEVKNKKNSGGGHTVGQRGGRKSLTSSGKPLPSAVVTMATSSTSASASTGPFHQGLLLTSASKTPSAPSSSDFLSFTDSSLRPGGGTTFSSPPSFSSCLVKPGSEGGASEGTTTLFGSLMSATTASAVGGKLYENSHSHTASETTSLVGSTGYKRPQPSSSGLGISGAAAGGGEDGVKKKKKGNWRNRFGPCFTTDVKPSEPAPSLTLPTTSTANTTSSSTASPSSSSSSTLSGRPCLVSSSGLGVGVGGGSGGGGERGLGVMGVSGGIQKSPSLLRNGSLQSNSSSTTTGSGVFSVADGSSSGTGAVAMGGANSELSQQQQPTPSLAPPSPFTATAPLNSTASTHVSALPGSVFNLAPPHMFGNRLNPSSTMAALIAQSEASPADQEAGDGSSSGGGCVGAQGFSIRASPKTTPRSPIGGLQIRYDSSGSLPGPGLLGAGGGGETLPPVATSIEQLLERQWNEGQSFLLQQGAQGDVVSMLKSLHQLQEENRRLEEQIKTLTMKKERLQLLSAQLSVPFTPATASSDVKGAQSGAADSSLPVATQDSASCGGHSSSGSTSSLSTPPSVSQSPPQPQLNGVTSVGATPAGLGGVAGLMGALGAGSALGMGGIVGALNGVIQTPAGTSSPHTHTTGAATGVTLPVNNNNSATSKTSAARIGLLSEQQRLLLQQHQLHQLLSSQPSVEQQQVLLYQLMQQQDLQQLQSLSSSAQIPSIPLSSAQLPINNLLPGAQSQGQGTITANPFLALQHAHADTHGSGAQKPRLAEKAVGVGGQEKT is encoded by the exons AGGTGCGAGCTCTGTCCCCACAAAGATGGAGCGCTCAAGAGGACGGACAACGGAG GCTGGGCCCATGTGGTTTGTGCCCTTTACATACCTGAGGTGGAGTTTGCTAATGTGTCAACTATGGAGCCCATAGTACTCCAGTCTGTGCCACATGAGCGCTACAATAAG ACATGTTATATCTGTGAGGACCAGGGGAGAGAGAGTAAAGCAGCCACTGGAGCCTGTATGACCTGCAACAAACATGGCTGCAGACAGGCCTTCCATGTCACATG TGCCCAGTTTGCAGGATTGTTATGTGAGGAACAGGGATCAGATGCAGACAATGTCAAATACTGTGGATATTGCAAATACCATCACAGCAAATTG AAACATAAGGAGCGAGACCGGCACAAACCGAAACACAAGAAAACCTCCATGGACATGTCCCCCTCCCTCGTCCTTCCGAACATCATGGTCCCAGAGAAG ACCTATAACACTGGCAATTCAGGGGGAGGTGTCTCCTCTCTGCAAGCATCTTCGCAGAAGCGATTAGATGACAGCGCAGCGCGTTTTACCAACGCCAACTTTCAGGAAGTCTCGTCTGCTCACTCTGGCAGCAGTTCCAAGGACGCCTTGGCTGCAGACAGCGTCAAGGCTGCGACTGAGGTGAAGAACAAGAAGAACAGCGGTGGAGGTCACACGGTGGGACAGAGGGGCGGCCGCAAGTCTCTCACCTCCTCAGGGAAACCCCTCCCCTCTGCTGTGGTTACCATGGCAACTTCCTCTACATCTGCCTCAGCTTCAACTGGGCCTTTCCATCAAG GCCTCCTGTTGACCAGTGCCAGCAAGACCCCCTCTGCTCCTTCCTCCTCAGACTTCCTAAGTTTCACAGATTCATCGTTGCGTCCCGGTGGTGGAACTACCTTCTCCTCCCCGCCGTCTTTCAGCAGCTGCCTTGTGAAGCCAGGCTCAGAGGGTGGAGCTTCAGAGGGAACTACAACTCTCTTTGGTTCTCTTATGTCTGCAACCACAGCTTCAGCAG TGGGTGGAAAGCTGTATGAGAATTCCCACAGTCACACAGCGAGTGAGACGACAAGCCTCGTTGGGTCCACTGGCTACAAACGGCCTCAGCCTTCGAGCTCAGGACTGGGGATCAGCGGAGCAGCCGCAGGAGGAGGGGAAGATGGggtaaagaagaaaaagaagggcAACTGGCGAAACAGATTTGGACCTTGCTTTACCACAGACGTGAAGCCTTCTGAGCCCGCACCCTCCCTAACTctccccaccacctccaccgccaacaccacctcctcctccaccgcctcgccttcctcctcttcgtCCTCAACGCTCTCAGGTCGCCCATGCTTAGTTTCCAGCAGTGGATTAGGGGTTGGGGTAGGAGGAGgatcaggaggaggaggagagaggggacTGGGGGTCATGGGTGTCAGCGGTGGGATTCAAAAGTCGCCGTCACTCCTCAGGAATGGGAGTCTGCAAAGCAACAGCAGCTCTACAACCACTGGGTCAG GTGTTTTCTCCGTTGCCGATGGGTCCTCATCGGGGACGGGAGCCGTCGCCATGGGCGGAGCCAACTCGGAGTTGTCACAGCAACAGCAGCCCACACCTTCTCTAGCCCCTCCCTCTCCATTCACTGCCACAGCGCCGCTAAACAGCACGGCATCAACACAC GTGAGCGCTCTCCCAGGCTCTGTCTTCAACCTGGCCCCCCCCCACATGTTTGGCAACAGGCTGAACCCCAGCTCGACCATGGCGGCGCTCATCGCACAGTCCGAAGCCTCACCAGCAG atcaGGAGGCGGGAGACggcagcagcagcggcggcgGTTGTGTCGGAGCTCAGGGCTTCTCCATAAGAGCTTCTCCCAAGACCACCCCGCG CTCTCCGATTGGTGGCCTGCAGATCCGCTATGACTCTTCGGGGTCGTTGCCGGGGCCGGGGTTGCTAGGGGCGGGAGGAGGCGGGGAGACGTTGCCCCCAGTGGCCACCAGCATTGAGCAGCTCCTGGAGAGGCAGTGGAACGAAGGGCAGAGCTTCCTGCTGCAGCAGGGAGCGCAAGGAGACG TGGTGAGCATGTTGAAGTCTCTGCACCAGCTCCAGGAGGAGAACAGGAGGCTGGAGGAGCAGATAAAAACTCTGACCATGAAGAAAGAGAGACTGCAGCTTCTCAGCGCACAGCTATCAGTGCCTTTCACACCTGCCACGGCCTCCTCGG ATGTGAAGGGAGCCCAGTCGGGAGCAGCTGACTCATCTTTACCTGTGGCGACTCAG GATAGTGCATCTTGTGGCGGTCACAGCAGTAGTGGTtccacctcctccctctccACGCCTCCCTCAGTGTCCCAGAGTCCACCTCAGCCACAGCTCAATGGGGTCACCTCCGTAGGGGCGACCCCGGCTGGGTTGGGTGGCGTGGCGGGGCTAATGGGGGCTCTGGGCGCAGGGAGTGCGCTGGGCATGGGGGGAATCGTCGGGGCTCTGAACGGCGTGATCCAGACGCCGGCCGGCACCTCcagccctcacacacacactacaggaGCAGCTACAGGCGTCACTTTGCCCGTCAATAACAA CAACTCGGCAACTAGTAAGACCAG CGCGGCGCGAATCGGCCTGCTGTCTGAGCAGCAGAGATTGCTcctgcagcagcatcagctcCACCAGCTGCTGTCCTCACAGCCTTCAGTG gagcagcagcaggtgttGCTCTACCAACTGATGCAGCAGCAGGACCTCCAGCAGCTGcagtccctctcctcctctgccCAGATTCCCTCCATCCCACTCTCTTCCGCTCAGCTGCCCATCAACAACTTGCTGCCCGGCGCCCAGAGCCAGGGCCAAGGCACCATCACCGCCAACCCCTTCCTGGCGCTGCAGCACGCACACGCCGACACGCATGGCTCAGGGGCGCAGAAACCTCGGCTAGCCGAAAAAGCCGTGGGCGTCGGAGGGCAAGAGAAGACGTGA
- the mllt10 gene encoding protein AF-10 isoform X2 gives MVSGERCLAADDEFLTSNMKEMIGGCCVCSDERGWAENPLVYCDGHGCNVAVHQACYGIVQVPTGPWFCRKCESQERAARVRCELCPHKDGALKRTDNGGWAHVVCALYIPEVEFANVSTMEPIVLQSVPHERYNKTCYICEDQGRESKAATGACMTCNKHGCRQAFHVTCAQFAGLLCEEQGSDADNVKYCGYCKYHHSKLRRSRGRGSRSQSLSDSSTQCMDRPPDTDKKKHKERDRHKPKHKKTSMDMSPSLVLPNIMVPEKTYNTGNSGGGVSSLQASSQKRLDDSAARFTNANFQEVSSAHSGSSSKDALAADSVKAATEVKNKKNSGGGHTVGQRGGRKSLTSSGKPLPSAVVTMATSSTSASASTGPFHQGLLLTSASKTPSAPSSSDFLSFTDSSLRPGGGTTFSSPPSFSSCLVKPGSEGGASEGTTTLFGSLMSATTASAVGGKLYENSHSHTASETTSLVGSTGYKRPQPSSSGLGISGAAAGGGEDGVKKKKKGNWRNRFGPCFTTDVKPSEPAPSLTLPTTSTANTTSSSTASPSSSSSSTLSGRPCLVSSSGLGVGVGGGSGGGGERGLGVMGVSGGIQKSPSLLRNGSLQSNSSSTTTGSGVFSVADGSSSGTGAVAMGGANSELSQQQQPTPSLAPPSPFTATAPLNSTASTHVSALPGSVFNLAPPHMFGNRLNPSSTMAALIAQSEASPADQEAGDGSSSGGGCVGAQGFSIRASPKTTPRSPIGGLQIRYDSSGSLPGPGLLGAGGGGETLPPVATSIEQLLERQWNEGQSFLLQQGAQGDVVSMLKSLHQLQEENRRLEEQIKTLTMKKERLQLLSAQLSVPFTPATASSDVKGAQSGAADSSLPVATQDSASCGGHSSSGSTSSLSTPPSVSQSPPQPQLNGVTSVGATPAGLGGVAGLMGALGAGSALGMGGIVGALNGVIQTPAGTSSPHTHTTGAATGVTLPVNNNAARIGLLSEQQRLLLQQHQLHQLLSSQPSVEQQQVLLYQLMQQQDLQQLQSLSSSAQIPSIPLSSAQLPINNLLPGAQSQGQGTITANPFLALQHAHADTHGSGAQKPRLAEKAVGVGGQEKT, from the exons AGGTGCGAGCTCTGTCCCCACAAAGATGGAGCGCTCAAGAGGACGGACAACGGAG GCTGGGCCCATGTGGTTTGTGCCCTTTACATACCTGAGGTGGAGTTTGCTAATGTGTCAACTATGGAGCCCATAGTACTCCAGTCTGTGCCACATGAGCGCTACAATAAG ACATGTTATATCTGTGAGGACCAGGGGAGAGAGAGTAAAGCAGCCACTGGAGCCTGTATGACCTGCAACAAACATGGCTGCAGACAGGCCTTCCATGTCACATG TGCCCAGTTTGCAGGATTGTTATGTGAGGAACAGGGATCAGATGCAGACAATGTCAAATACTGTGGATATTGCAAATACCATCACAGCAAATTG CGAAGGAGCAGGGGCCGGGGTAGTAGGTCTCAAAGCTTAAGTGACTCTTCCACTCAGTGTATGGATAGACCCCCAGACACGGACAAGAAG AAACATAAGGAGCGAGACCGGCACAAACCGAAACACAAGAAAACCTCCATGGACATGTCCCCCTCCCTCGTCCTTCCGAACATCATGGTCCCAGAGAAG ACCTATAACACTGGCAATTCAGGGGGAGGTGTCTCCTCTCTGCAAGCATCTTCGCAGAAGCGATTAGATGACAGCGCAGCGCGTTTTACCAACGCCAACTTTCAGGAAGTCTCGTCTGCTCACTCTGGCAGCAGTTCCAAGGACGCCTTGGCTGCAGACAGCGTCAAGGCTGCGACTGAGGTGAAGAACAAGAAGAACAGCGGTGGAGGTCACACGGTGGGACAGAGGGGCGGCCGCAAGTCTCTCACCTCCTCAGGGAAACCCCTCCCCTCTGCTGTGGTTACCATGGCAACTTCCTCTACATCTGCCTCAGCTTCAACTGGGCCTTTCCATCAAG GCCTCCTGTTGACCAGTGCCAGCAAGACCCCCTCTGCTCCTTCCTCCTCAGACTTCCTAAGTTTCACAGATTCATCGTTGCGTCCCGGTGGTGGAACTACCTTCTCCTCCCCGCCGTCTTTCAGCAGCTGCCTTGTGAAGCCAGGCTCAGAGGGTGGAGCTTCAGAGGGAACTACAACTCTCTTTGGTTCTCTTATGTCTGCAACCACAGCTTCAGCAG TGGGTGGAAAGCTGTATGAGAATTCCCACAGTCACACAGCGAGTGAGACGACAAGCCTCGTTGGGTCCACTGGCTACAAACGGCCTCAGCCTTCGAGCTCAGGACTGGGGATCAGCGGAGCAGCCGCAGGAGGAGGGGAAGATGGggtaaagaagaaaaagaagggcAACTGGCGAAACAGATTTGGACCTTGCTTTACCACAGACGTGAAGCCTTCTGAGCCCGCACCCTCCCTAACTctccccaccacctccaccgccaacaccacctcctcctccaccgcctcgccttcctcctcttcgtCCTCAACGCTCTCAGGTCGCCCATGCTTAGTTTCCAGCAGTGGATTAGGGGTTGGGGTAGGAGGAGgatcaggaggaggaggagagaggggacTGGGGGTCATGGGTGTCAGCGGTGGGATTCAAAAGTCGCCGTCACTCCTCAGGAATGGGAGTCTGCAAAGCAACAGCAGCTCTACAACCACTGGGTCAG GTGTTTTCTCCGTTGCCGATGGGTCCTCATCGGGGACGGGAGCCGTCGCCATGGGCGGAGCCAACTCGGAGTTGTCACAGCAACAGCAGCCCACACCTTCTCTAGCCCCTCCCTCTCCATTCACTGCCACAGCGCCGCTAAACAGCACGGCATCAACACAC GTGAGCGCTCTCCCAGGCTCTGTCTTCAACCTGGCCCCCCCCCACATGTTTGGCAACAGGCTGAACCCCAGCTCGACCATGGCGGCGCTCATCGCACAGTCCGAAGCCTCACCAGCAG atcaGGAGGCGGGAGACggcagcagcagcggcggcgGTTGTGTCGGAGCTCAGGGCTTCTCCATAAGAGCTTCTCCCAAGACCACCCCGCG CTCTCCGATTGGTGGCCTGCAGATCCGCTATGACTCTTCGGGGTCGTTGCCGGGGCCGGGGTTGCTAGGGGCGGGAGGAGGCGGGGAGACGTTGCCCCCAGTGGCCACCAGCATTGAGCAGCTCCTGGAGAGGCAGTGGAACGAAGGGCAGAGCTTCCTGCTGCAGCAGGGAGCGCAAGGAGACG TGGTGAGCATGTTGAAGTCTCTGCACCAGCTCCAGGAGGAGAACAGGAGGCTGGAGGAGCAGATAAAAACTCTGACCATGAAGAAAGAGAGACTGCAGCTTCTCAGCGCACAGCTATCAGTGCCTTTCACACCTGCCACGGCCTCCTCGG ATGTGAAGGGAGCCCAGTCGGGAGCAGCTGACTCATCTTTACCTGTGGCGACTCAG GATAGTGCATCTTGTGGCGGTCACAGCAGTAGTGGTtccacctcctccctctccACGCCTCCCTCAGTGTCCCAGAGTCCACCTCAGCCACAGCTCAATGGGGTCACCTCCGTAGGGGCGACCCCGGCTGGGTTGGGTGGCGTGGCGGGGCTAATGGGGGCTCTGGGCGCAGGGAGTGCGCTGGGCATGGGGGGAATCGTCGGGGCTCTGAACGGCGTGATCCAGACGCCGGCCGGCACCTCcagccctcacacacacactacaggaGCAGCTACAGGCGTCACTTTGCCCGTCAATAACAA CGCGGCGCGAATCGGCCTGCTGTCTGAGCAGCAGAGATTGCTcctgcagcagcatcagctcCACCAGCTGCTGTCCTCACAGCCTTCAGTG gagcagcagcaggtgttGCTCTACCAACTGATGCAGCAGCAGGACCTCCAGCAGCTGcagtccctctcctcctctgccCAGATTCCCTCCATCCCACTCTCTTCCGCTCAGCTGCCCATCAACAACTTGCTGCCCGGCGCCCAGAGCCAGGGCCAAGGCACCATCACCGCCAACCCCTTCCTGGCGCTGCAGCACGCACACGCCGACACGCATGGCTCAGGGGCGCAGAAACCTCGGCTAGCCGAAAAAGCCGTGGGCGTCGGAGGGCAAGAGAAGACGTGA
- the mllt10 gene encoding protein AF-10 isoform X1, translated as MVSGERCLAADDEFLTSNMKEMIGGCCVCSDERGWAENPLVYCDGHGCNVAVHQACYGIVQVPTGPWFCRKCESQERAARVRCELCPHKDGALKRTDNGGWAHVVCALYIPEVEFANVSTMEPIVLQSVPHERYNKTCYICEDQGRESKAATGACMTCNKHGCRQAFHVTCAQFAGLLCEEQGSDADNVKYCGYCKYHHSKLRRSRGRGSRSQSLSDSSTQCMDRPPDTDKKKHKERDRHKPKHKKTSMDMSPSLVLPNIMVPEKTYNTGNSGGGVSSLQASSQKRLDDSAARFTNANFQEVSSAHSGSSSKDALAADSVKAATEVKNKKNSGGGHTVGQRGGRKSLTSSGKPLPSAVVTMATSSTSASASTGPFHQGLLLTSASKTPSAPSSSDFLSFTDSSLRPGGGTTFSSPPSFSSCLVKPGSEGGASEGTTTLFGSLMSATTASAVGGKLYENSHSHTASETTSLVGSTGYKRPQPSSSGLGISGAAAGGGEDGVKKKKKGNWRNRFGPCFTTDVKPSEPAPSLTLPTTSTANTTSSSTASPSSSSSSTLSGRPCLVSSSGLGVGVGGGSGGGGERGLGVMGVSGGIQKSPSLLRNGSLQSNSSSTTTGSGVFSVADGSSSGTGAVAMGGANSELSQQQQPTPSLAPPSPFTATAPLNSTASTHVSALPGSVFNLAPPHMFGNRLNPSSTMAALIAQSEASPADQEAGDGSSSGGGCVGAQGFSIRASPKTTPRSPIGGLQIRYDSSGSLPGPGLLGAGGGGETLPPVATSIEQLLERQWNEGQSFLLQQGAQGDVVSMLKSLHQLQEENRRLEEQIKTLTMKKERLQLLSAQLSVPFTPATASSDVKGAQSGAADSSLPVATQDSASCGGHSSSGSTSSLSTPPSVSQSPPQPQLNGVTSVGATPAGLGGVAGLMGALGAGSALGMGGIVGALNGVIQTPAGTSSPHTHTTGAATGVTLPVNNNNSATSKTSAARIGLLSEQQRLLLQQHQLHQLLSSQPSVEQQQVLLYQLMQQQDLQQLQSLSSSAQIPSIPLSSAQLPINNLLPGAQSQGQGTITANPFLALQHAHADTHGSGAQKPRLAEKAVGVGGQEKT; from the exons AGGTGCGAGCTCTGTCCCCACAAAGATGGAGCGCTCAAGAGGACGGACAACGGAG GCTGGGCCCATGTGGTTTGTGCCCTTTACATACCTGAGGTGGAGTTTGCTAATGTGTCAACTATGGAGCCCATAGTACTCCAGTCTGTGCCACATGAGCGCTACAATAAG ACATGTTATATCTGTGAGGACCAGGGGAGAGAGAGTAAAGCAGCCACTGGAGCCTGTATGACCTGCAACAAACATGGCTGCAGACAGGCCTTCCATGTCACATG TGCCCAGTTTGCAGGATTGTTATGTGAGGAACAGGGATCAGATGCAGACAATGTCAAATACTGTGGATATTGCAAATACCATCACAGCAAATTG CGAAGGAGCAGGGGCCGGGGTAGTAGGTCTCAAAGCTTAAGTGACTCTTCCACTCAGTGTATGGATAGACCCCCAGACACGGACAAGAAG AAACATAAGGAGCGAGACCGGCACAAACCGAAACACAAGAAAACCTCCATGGACATGTCCCCCTCCCTCGTCCTTCCGAACATCATGGTCCCAGAGAAG ACCTATAACACTGGCAATTCAGGGGGAGGTGTCTCCTCTCTGCAAGCATCTTCGCAGAAGCGATTAGATGACAGCGCAGCGCGTTTTACCAACGCCAACTTTCAGGAAGTCTCGTCTGCTCACTCTGGCAGCAGTTCCAAGGACGCCTTGGCTGCAGACAGCGTCAAGGCTGCGACTGAGGTGAAGAACAAGAAGAACAGCGGTGGAGGTCACACGGTGGGACAGAGGGGCGGCCGCAAGTCTCTCACCTCCTCAGGGAAACCCCTCCCCTCTGCTGTGGTTACCATGGCAACTTCCTCTACATCTGCCTCAGCTTCAACTGGGCCTTTCCATCAAG GCCTCCTGTTGACCAGTGCCAGCAAGACCCCCTCTGCTCCTTCCTCCTCAGACTTCCTAAGTTTCACAGATTCATCGTTGCGTCCCGGTGGTGGAACTACCTTCTCCTCCCCGCCGTCTTTCAGCAGCTGCCTTGTGAAGCCAGGCTCAGAGGGTGGAGCTTCAGAGGGAACTACAACTCTCTTTGGTTCTCTTATGTCTGCAACCACAGCTTCAGCAG TGGGTGGAAAGCTGTATGAGAATTCCCACAGTCACACAGCGAGTGAGACGACAAGCCTCGTTGGGTCCACTGGCTACAAACGGCCTCAGCCTTCGAGCTCAGGACTGGGGATCAGCGGAGCAGCCGCAGGAGGAGGGGAAGATGGggtaaagaagaaaaagaagggcAACTGGCGAAACAGATTTGGACCTTGCTTTACCACAGACGTGAAGCCTTCTGAGCCCGCACCCTCCCTAACTctccccaccacctccaccgccaacaccacctcctcctccaccgcctcgccttcctcctcttcgtCCTCAACGCTCTCAGGTCGCCCATGCTTAGTTTCCAGCAGTGGATTAGGGGTTGGGGTAGGAGGAGgatcaggaggaggaggagagaggggacTGGGGGTCATGGGTGTCAGCGGTGGGATTCAAAAGTCGCCGTCACTCCTCAGGAATGGGAGTCTGCAAAGCAACAGCAGCTCTACAACCACTGGGTCAG GTGTTTTCTCCGTTGCCGATGGGTCCTCATCGGGGACGGGAGCCGTCGCCATGGGCGGAGCCAACTCGGAGTTGTCACAGCAACAGCAGCCCACACCTTCTCTAGCCCCTCCCTCTCCATTCACTGCCACAGCGCCGCTAAACAGCACGGCATCAACACAC GTGAGCGCTCTCCCAGGCTCTGTCTTCAACCTGGCCCCCCCCCACATGTTTGGCAACAGGCTGAACCCCAGCTCGACCATGGCGGCGCTCATCGCACAGTCCGAAGCCTCACCAGCAG atcaGGAGGCGGGAGACggcagcagcagcggcggcgGTTGTGTCGGAGCTCAGGGCTTCTCCATAAGAGCTTCTCCCAAGACCACCCCGCG CTCTCCGATTGGTGGCCTGCAGATCCGCTATGACTCTTCGGGGTCGTTGCCGGGGCCGGGGTTGCTAGGGGCGGGAGGAGGCGGGGAGACGTTGCCCCCAGTGGCCACCAGCATTGAGCAGCTCCTGGAGAGGCAGTGGAACGAAGGGCAGAGCTTCCTGCTGCAGCAGGGAGCGCAAGGAGACG TGGTGAGCATGTTGAAGTCTCTGCACCAGCTCCAGGAGGAGAACAGGAGGCTGGAGGAGCAGATAAAAACTCTGACCATGAAGAAAGAGAGACTGCAGCTTCTCAGCGCACAGCTATCAGTGCCTTTCACACCTGCCACGGCCTCCTCGG ATGTGAAGGGAGCCCAGTCGGGAGCAGCTGACTCATCTTTACCTGTGGCGACTCAG GATAGTGCATCTTGTGGCGGTCACAGCAGTAGTGGTtccacctcctccctctccACGCCTCCCTCAGTGTCCCAGAGTCCACCTCAGCCACAGCTCAATGGGGTCACCTCCGTAGGGGCGACCCCGGCTGGGTTGGGTGGCGTGGCGGGGCTAATGGGGGCTCTGGGCGCAGGGAGTGCGCTGGGCATGGGGGGAATCGTCGGGGCTCTGAACGGCGTGATCCAGACGCCGGCCGGCACCTCcagccctcacacacacactacaggaGCAGCTACAGGCGTCACTTTGCCCGTCAATAACAA CAACTCGGCAACTAGTAAGACCAG CGCGGCGCGAATCGGCCTGCTGTCTGAGCAGCAGAGATTGCTcctgcagcagcatcagctcCACCAGCTGCTGTCCTCACAGCCTTCAGTG gagcagcagcaggtgttGCTCTACCAACTGATGCAGCAGCAGGACCTCCAGCAGCTGcagtccctctcctcctctgccCAGATTCCCTCCATCCCACTCTCTTCCGCTCAGCTGCCCATCAACAACTTGCTGCCCGGCGCCCAGAGCCAGGGCCAAGGCACCATCACCGCCAACCCCTTCCTGGCGCTGCAGCACGCACACGCCGACACGCATGGCTCAGGGGCGCAGAAACCTCGGCTAGCCGAAAAAGCCGTGGGCGTCGGAGGGCAAGAGAAGACGTGA